The genomic DNA gattcaaattcatcatctataacctctttccaaaaggctgcATCTCTTGAAGTCAATGCTTCGCTTAGACTTTTAGGATCATCCTCAATATTCAACAATATGGGTATATTTTTTTAGAACCCTTTTTCTATTTCCTTTGActaaaaatacaatagattGAGACGAAATAAAATTAGAGCCTAGAGTCTTCTCTTTTCTTACTCTTGGCTTCTCCTTGGTTCATTAATAGTTTCAGACTGTTTTCTTCTCTCACCTTGAGAATGACTAGTAGTTGGATTTGAGAAAGGTGTTTGATCATTCTTTTTTCCAGACATTGAGTAGTcgttataaaatttattttctataaattcAACATCTCTAGTCTCAACTATTGTAATTGAGTCTAAATTAAGCAACCTATATGCCTTTGAATTTTTTGCATATCCTACAACTATGCTTTTAATTCCTCTTGGACACAACTTGGATCTCTTAGGGTCTAGTGCATTGTAAAAGGCTACACAACCCCATACTCTCAAATATGACATATTTGGTTTTCTTCCTTTCCAAATTTCATATGGTGACACATGTGTCTTCGTAAATGTAATTCTATCGTGTATATGACATGCAGTAAACAATGCTTCTCCCCCTAAATGTTTAGGAGTATTAGCATTAATCATTTTAGTAAGTGtcctatttttactttttgccAAACCATTTTTTTATGGTGTATAAGGTGTAGTTCTTTGATGTACAACACCATGCGTTTCACAAAAGATATCAAATTCATGTGAACAATATTCACCACCTCTATCACTACGAAgatatttaattttccttcctttttggttttcaacttcaGCCTTATAGCACATAAAACACTCAAAAGCTTCATCTttattagaaaataaataaacataagtgAAATTAGAACAACCATCTATAAATGtgattgtagacatcgaaatttcggtgaaatgaatgttaaccaataattaaaatttcaacgctcacgtgtcacataaattttacatgtagcgtgtgactcaacgaaaaatcgaaataaattggaaaggtcatcaaataggacacgtgtcaatatctggcagaaatgatttatttcatctgattatttaaatccaaaaatcaagttttggaattctataaataggaggccaaggcattcatttcaaaaaaaaagaaaaaaagaaagaaagaagggaagaagaaagaaaggaagaagagaaagaaagaagggaatttacatcacaccaaaaccttgaagcctcgaaactctaaagctctcaagcaaaatcccgaaggatcaagaaaacactcttcgttcttcgtcaaaccctccttcaaggtcaagccccaacggcccttgaagaacttccgccgactcaagatcaagccccgacggccccttgaagaaagtgttcatcatccgttcgtcctaagatcaagccccaacggccctttggatcaacaacctcaacaaatccacacatccaatcagtcttcaagattaggcccaaaagcccttgaagatccgctcatccatcaaccctcaagatcaagccccgacggcctcttgaagaaatccatacactcaatcttcaagattaggcccaaaagcccttgaagatccgctcatccatcaaccctcaagatcaagccccgacggccccttgaagaaatccatacacccagtcttcaagatcaagctcaaaagccctcgaagatccgttcatcaactgttcatccctagatcaagccccgacggccctttggatcaacagctcatccacaaacctacaccctacgaagatagaatcagaggatcaaattacaaagagattgtaaccccaaaatcattaaacataaaatatattttgtacacggtattcttgtttcttgtttcaggaacttttcgtgtttacaaatttggcacgcccagtgggacaatctctacctctcatctctgtctccgttcaagatattcaagcacagtccatggcttcaaacaaagaacaagtcatgactatcggcactacctccattgaaaaacagctggttcagatgaaggaaacaattgcaaggctgataaagactgcagaggagaaaaacttgcaaaccgccggactcatcaaccgtctggaggcgcaacatggtgtcatggtgaaaccaagctctcttccaactaaaaggaccgaagaaggcttcaacccaaatgcctacgaactcatgtcaaaggctaggcatgactttgcttcctcttcaaatcttggaaagaaggtttcaaacaccgtcaacgacaaagatcgcgacctcaccaaaactcaaaagaagttgaaggagcatggttacggagttgacaacaaccaaagcacacctccaaaatcaatggcatcaagcaagggacaagccgttcttgcaaccaccaagggaagaagcataagcacttcCGCCACGAATGGAGCATCTATTGGCATCACAACCACTCATCAACATGCCGCTTCAAAATTGGTACCGCTAAGCGAGCAAAGGGAACATCAAAGGCGCGAGTCTATCATCAACCTAACCTTGCtgggggcaccaaagcatgctactaaggcgcataagatgacatcccaaaatggccaatgggtttcttcatcagcaccctggatgtctgaaggaaagtcatgcctattggttgcacaagtcatgaccatcggcgtcacctctgttgaagaacagctagctcagatgaatgaagcaatcgcaaagctcacacagactgtggaagagaaggacttgcagattgccgcacttgtcaaccaactagatgcgctgcccgacgtaaaagtcgacccaaatattggcctattaaagaaagaaggtgacgaagaagaggagccaccagtggagaaagttgaagagaagccgaagccaGACCAAGCAATGACatccatgggatctctctctatccagcagctacaggagatgattgcaagcactatcaagacacagtacgaaggaagctcgcacgactccgtactgtactcaaagccttactccaagaggattgatgctttgaagatgccaaggggttatcagcccccaaaattcatgcagttcgatggaaaaggcaacccgaaacgacatgtcgcccatttcgttgaaacttgcaacaatgctgggacagagggagactacctcgtcaaacagttcgtgcgttcgctgaaaagtaatgcttttgactggtacactgacctcgaacctgagtctatcaacagttgggaccagctagaaagggaattcctcaaccgtttctacagcactcgtcgtactgtaagcatgctagagctgaccagtacgaaacagtggagagatgagcctgtcatcgactacataaatagatggcgttcattaagcctggattgcaaagatcggctttctgaaacctccgccatcgagatgtgcgttcaaggcatgcagtggggactacactacatccttcaaggcatcaaaccacgaacatttgaggagttagccacccgcgcccatgatatggagttaagcatcacccgtcatgggaagaaagaacagatcgccgactacaagaatgacaaagttttggggcccaaggtggataaggctgcgtggaaacccaccaaggaagtaATGAcgctcaacacaactccagtcaaaacccatacacgaggcaaggcgattcaaaccgaagcttttcgtgatcaagaggtacgtagacgcactttgaaggagcttgaggagaagacttatccattccccgactctgacgtggttgccatgttagatgacttgctgaaaaaaaaagtgatcaaCCTACCTGAGTGTAGacggccggaagagatgaaccgtactgacagtccaaggtactgtaaattccaccgcttcattggtcatccgacggaaaagtgctttgtgctaaaagatctcatcatgaagttggctcagaaaggaatcatcgagctagatcttaatgatgtggtgaagtcaaactacATCACCgccacttctggctctttgaactcaaaatcttcacctcaaccgctgggggcatgctccaaaaccatgccAGTCAAGTCAAGCGAAGTtaaaggatggacttatgtcactccaaagaaaatgcacaagaaacataggtctcctccacaagttcaccaatcggaaagggggcaaagcagctaccgtcaaccttcaaagctacatgaaaatgttgaggatgatgaaattatgacacaaagatcgtccgttgccatcacgatgcgcgatttcttcccaaaagacttcttcaatcactcagtcaagactccttgctatgaagattgcaaggaatgcctctctaagatcgctTGACAACAACGatcaaaagctcctcgttcgcacgagcctaaaaggtgacaccaaaagctccttgtctgcatgagctgaaactgcaaacggcaccaaaagctccttgtctgcacgagttaaaactgcaaacgacaccataAGCTCCTCGtccgcacgagcctaaaaggtgacaacaaacgctcctggcccgcaagagcataaactgtgtacggcaaaatcatcataaaaaccatcactcatttgaactacgtcatgacttgatctcttctttggaagagtacgtaggcaacttgaaacttcaaaacttcaagtacagtcacaacaaaataaataaataaatgtttcattaaagaaagtcaattttattacaaaagaaaaaaaaaatacatatgttactatgtattagaaaaaaaaaatatattctctattcaaaaaaaaaaaaaaaaaaaaaaaaaaaaaaaggggaatgcatgtatATGTGTTCTCCCAaaatcagcaaaaaaaaaataaataaaaaaaaatcaagtccTTAAAGTCCAAGCCCAGCGGCCGAATCGGCCCAAGtcaccatcttcttctctccttcACTAGCTCCGAATCCAGCTTCAAAGTCAACTCATCCAACAGCAGCCGCATTATCAGCCATGGACCTCTCTCCGACGAGGAAGCCCTCTACATCAAGCACCGCCAGCTCCTCTACTACCGCGACGAGTTCGGTGACCGCGGCGAGCATGTGACGGTCGACCCCTCGCTGGTCTTCAAGAACGACCGGCTCCGGAACGCTTACATAGCTCTGCAGGCGTTGAAGCAGGCCATTCTCTCCGACCCGTTCAACATCACGGGCAATTGGGTCGGATCTAATGTCTGCAAGTACACCGCTGTTTTCTGCACCAAGGCGCTCGACAATAGAACGATCCGGACTGTGGCGGGGATCGACCTCAACCACGGCGACATTGCCGGGTACTTGCCGGAGGAGCTCGGGCTGCTCACGGATCTCGTATTGCTCCACATCAACTCCAACAGGTTCTGTGGAACTGTACCTCACAAGTTCAACCGCCTGAAGCTGCTGTTCGAGCTCGATTTGAGCAATAATCGGTTCGCCAGAAAGTTCCCTCGGGTGGTTCTCCGGCTGCCGAAGCTGAAATTCTTGGATCTGAGGTTCAACGAGTTCGAAGGGACGGTGCCGAAGGAGCTGTTCGACAAGGACTTGGACGCCACTTTCATCAACCACAACCGGTTCCGGTTCAATCTGCCTGATAACTTCGGGAACTCGCCGGTCTCCGTCATCGTCCTCGCCAACAACAAGTTCCACGGCTGCGTTCCGGCTAGTTTGGGGAACACGTCAAACCTCAACGAGATTATCCTGATGAACAATGGATTCCGGTCTTGCTTGCCGTCAGAGATTGGGATGCTGAAGAACTTGACGGTGTTCGACGTCAGCTTCAACCAGTTTCTGGGGTTGCTACCGGAGACGATTGGAAGGATGGTGAGCTTGGAGCAGCTCAATGTGGCCCACAACTTTCTGTCGCTGGAACTGTTCTCTATGTATTGTCCTTTTCATTTGGCGCTGGCCCTGTGCCTGCTCTTCTTCTACCAGAGATTTTTGCTTCAAGAATCAGAGCAAAAGCAGTTTCTTTGTCATTGGGCATGCACTGGATTTCAAACTTAGTCATAGGCCTCTACTTCTTGAGCCTTGTAACTAAGTTCGGGATCGGCACAGTGTATTTTGGATTCGCTGGCGTCTGCCTTCTGGCTGTCTTGTACATAGCTGGTAATGTGGTTGAAACGAAAGGTCGTTCGTTGGAGGAAATAGAGCGTGCTCTTAGTGTTGTCACTTGATTACGATATGATTCAAACTACGAGCAAAAATCTCCAGCAGCTTCGGATTTTGGCCTTAAGCACTGACAGCATCACCTCCTTTTCTTGCTATGCGGACTAGTTCATTCCTCACTGTTTCAGGAGAGGTAGACACCAAGGCCATTGAGAAGAGCGCCAAGATTGGGTTGGCTCTTGCTCTCAAGCCATGAGCGGGTTGATTGCTCACTGCGGCAGGGAGCAGAGTCCATATGGTAGGGGAAATCGTTCTGTTTTGATGGCATTGATTATGGTGGCAGCATTGGGTTGAATCGCAATGGTGATGGTGGAGCTTTTTCCTCTGTCTCCTCACGGCTGTGCTCCATCTTTAGCTCTCCAAACTCCATAGCCGCAGCAACAACATCCACTAACTACCTCAAGCTTCTCACTCTGGCCACCGTGGTCAAAATCGGCGAAGAACTTCAGTGACCactgtcaaacgactagccgatcATGAAGCTCGACGCCTTACACTCTGCTTCAAGCTCTGGCTGCTTCTGCACttccgccatggctgctgcctgtgaatgtgattaacaaaaacaaagtttgtcaactcacatctgcttgcctctgctgctgcctgtgaatgtgattaacaaaaacaaagtttgtcgactcacatctgcttgcctctgctgctgcctgtgaatgtgattaacaaaaacaaagtttgtcaactcacatctgctcgcctctgctgctgcctgtgaatgtgattaacaaaaacaaagtttgtcaactcacatcttcttgcctctgctgctgcctttgaatgtgattgacaaaatcaaagtttgtcaactcacacccaaagatctcctccgtcttctctcagactcggcctgggttttcacccacaaactcagccttgcagatcaccatataaagaaaaaaaaaaatgatggaatcTGGATGGACAGCaccatcccaaaaaaaaaaaaaaaaaaaaaaaaaaaaaaaaaaaaaaaacatatatatatatatatatatataaaataaaaacaatgatggtgcttctggaaccatgtgcaaaaagaaaaatatatatatatatatatatatatataataaaaagaaagaaaaaaaaaaaacaataattgtGCTTCTGGCATcatctgaaatatatatatatatataaatgaatggtggattagtgccaccgaaagcaaagaaaagtaaaagaaaaataaaatagaataaaataataataataataataaaataaaataaaaatgaatgatgATGGatggtgatgtatatgttttatttgtatttagcacaatacactgaataaaataaagcatgtccattaatctccaagaaattacaagtgtgtacaaaaaaaaaaaaaaaaaaaaaaaaaaaaaagatggagctttcacaaaggatgttcacgtgaagccccattacttggcaaaactctagaagcagaaggcatcggagcagaaggcatcgaagctagagcattccaggcctcaatacttggccaaacgctggaagacccaggaaaaaggtgcctctggaggaaagacgaaaacctttgacggtcactttgaatccgaccttcagactcttgcagctcatcaagcttcctcttcatgcccgttgaatagttgtttgcaagcacgtgcaaacttctattctcatacttcagctgcttgatctcttgcttgagactttccacctctgccatcaacgattcaacctgacgggagcgagcaagtaggcgttggcccatgttggacacagagcctgcacactgaacgctgagagcgagggactcttgaacggccaactcatcggaccgtcctgacagcagcctactatcttttggagtgaggaggttcctagctactattgtagctgttgtggcgtcctgcatcacggagtcttcacctgtaagaggaccgttagaagataagaaagaagggcgccatacgttaccttgacgcggcacgcccgtatcactgctgagactcaagtctaagctaaggttcgatgggtttgccatttttcaaaagtgttcaaagagaaggggtggatggagataattctcaaaaggccggagacgattttcaagaatgggcaattttcagagtgtgtaGGTTGGAGTGATTgatacctctgtaaaaagccaagcgacacgaccaccgattcaaaaaatccggattttcctgcgtgaagttcggcgacgcgttcgcggcttttcagaaaatgcgttcaactttgtcaaaagatatctgacaaagtcgagaacacgtggaggccatcatcgcaactacacgtctttagccgacaagcgcaaagttcggcgacgctttctctacttttcagaaaacgcgtgcaactttgtcaaaagtggcgctcgttcagaaatcgaggaggcgtcgttcagaaatcgaagaggcgtcgttcagatatcgaagagacgtttgtcgacaagggtaaaagaacggtaccaccacttgctattaagaaatccctatatgtgtcgaccttcgtctcttagggcaaggcagacctgaagaaaatgcccaactcttcctcacctctgagggcgcactcccagcaaagcctctcgaaatacacaattcttcttcttcctttaagaaaacctattcaacctttgaagataccagatgcctggagtacagatgacccaggaggaaacgatagattgaagcatgtgctgattcattcaccgcttcttcaaaagaaaaggtatctcatatcatcaagggcgaaagcaaaggtatctcatatcatgctttttccctatcttttcctttgcccttgttctcacctgccaagacaaggacagagaaaacaatatgtcggaacctccactcaaaccagttgccaccaagaagtgaagcaccatttaaatgcaaatgttgcattcaactcctgcatcggaggacaaatactacaagagaagaggctaaacctgcataaggaaataccacttctgcaaaggggagcaagtaaggcaagtgaaaatgatacatcgaagcatgtggagacaagcacaacaaatatatgtgttgattcattcgctgcttcttcgaaagcaaaggtatctcatatcatgctttttccctgtcttttcctttgtccttgttcttactcgcatggcaaagtgaaataagcaatcagccggcacttggagtcagtcttccgatctggaaccgactacctggaatctattcctggttgcttacctagcgttgctctcgagtagtcatcttcaacggttgatacactgccagagaagggacaaggaaacttcaatttttccaattcgtattcaatacgaattggaaagattgaacaaagaaacaggtcagcacctccacctcgtacttgcctgccatatcctgaaaccgctcgtagaccttcggggggagaccaaaagaatcctgctgcccagttcaagagtagcacaaaggaaaatcaacgatgggaggaaaccagaaaatcttccagtcgaactcaagatcaagcctcaatggcccttgaagaaatcacaagtccgattcaaaatcaagtgttcaccacccttgaatcaaattcaactccagataaaaggagtaagttcaaaccttcggaggagaccaaaagaatcttccagcccagttcaagattaaccttgtggaaaatcaacgatgggaggaaaccagaaaatcttccagtcgaactcaagatcaagcctcaatggcccttgaagaaatcacaagtccgattcaaaatcaagtgttcaccacccttgaatcaaattcaactccagataaaaggagtaagttcagaccttcggaggagaccaaaagaatcttccagcccagttcaagattaagcttgtggaaaatcaacgattggaggaaaccagaaaatcttccagtcgaactcaagatcaagcctcgatggcccttgaagaaatttccagctcaattcaagatcaagcctcgacggcccttgggttgacatctacattaagggacttcaaaacgcatcttctacacgtgacaagcacatgtcaacgacgcgccttgaagtgggggcatttgtagacatcgaaatttcggtgaaatgaatgttaaccaataattaaaatttcaacgctcacgtgtcacataaattttacatgtagcgtgtgactcaacgaaaaatcgaaataaattggaaaggtcatcaaataggacacgtgtcaatatctggcagaaatgatttatttcatctgattatttaaatccaaaaatcaagttttggaattctataaataggaggccaaggcattcatttcaaaaaaaaaaaaagaaagaaagaagggaagaagaaagaaaggaagaagagaaagaaagaagggaatttacatcacaccaaaaccttgaagcctcgaaactctaaagctctcaagcaaaatcccgaaggatcaagaaaacactcttcgttcttcgtcaaaccctccttcaaggtcaagccccaacggcccttgaagaacttccgccgactcaagatcaagccccgacggccccttgaagaaagtgttcatcatccgttcgtcctaagatcaagccccaacggccctttggatcaacaacctcaacaaatccacacatccaatcagtcttcaagattaggcccaaaagcccttgaagatccgctcatccatcaaccctcaagatcaagccccgacggcctcttgaagaaatccatacactcaatcttcaagattaggcccaaaagcccttgaagatccgctcatccatcaaccctcaagatcaagccccgacggccccttgaagaaatccatacacccagtcttcaagatcaagctcaaaagccctcgaagatccgttcatcaactgttcatccctagatcaagccccgacggccctttggatcaacagctcatccacaaacctacaccctacgaagatagaatcagaggatcaaattacaaagagattgtaaccccaaaatcattaaacataaaatatattttgtacacggtattcttgtttcttgtttcaggaacttttcgtgtttacagtgataaaatatctttttcctcctcttgttaAAACATCATTAAATTCACATATGTCAGAATGTATTAAATCtaataaatttgtatttctttcGGCACTTAGAAAAGGTTTCTTAGTCATTTTCGCTTGAATACATGTTTCACATTTATCATTGTAATCATCATTTCAAGCAATTAAACCAAGTGTGCGCATGTATTTTAAAGATCTAAAATTTACATGTGCTAAGCGTAAATGCCATAAATGAGATGAAGATTCAACAATATAAGCAGAAGAATTCACTTTATTATTAATACTTAGTTTAAACATCCCATTTTTTGACATTATTAACTTGTTGGACTCTAGAACAGTCTTTGTACCGTTCTTACACAATAAATTTGCAGAACAAGATTCTTTCTAATTTCTGGAACATGTAGTACATTAAGCAATGTCAATTTCTTCCCAGAAGTAAATTGAAGTTCAACGGTTTCTTTTCCTAGAACTTTGGCAGAATTATGATTCCCCATTAAAACCTCTTGATTGTTCGTTGATACTTCATATGTCATGAATTGTGCCTTGTCATTATACACATGTATAGTTGCCACTGAGTCACACCACCAATCAGATGATTTTATTGCCGATGCCATATTTAGTTCGGTAATCATGCCAATATGCATCATTGATACCATTGCAACAATGTTATCAATTCCATAATTTTTCACCATATTTGCGCTATTGGTCTTATTGGCATATTCCTCACTCGTTTTTCTGTGTCTACAATCACAAATGTAATGGTATTTCTTTCCACAATGGTAGCAGACACCATTTGCATTCTTTTGATTGTTGTTGGAATTGGTCTTCTTAAACTTCCATTTCTCAATTTTGACTTTGAAgttctttttgtatttgtttcctTCGACAATGTGAACTTTAGAGGAATCTTGATTTGCAAAATTCTTATCACAATTTCGagtttcctcttcaatttgaatACCCTTTTGCAAATCCTCCAAACTAATATCTTCCACCATGTGTAGAAGTTTCTTTTTATAGTTATTCCATGTTTGGGGTAATTTTTCCATAATAGCCCAATCTATCATAGGATCCTAAATAACTATTTAAGTTCACGAAACTTTGAGACCAAGACCAATAATTCATAAACTTGGTCTAGGATGAGTTTGTTATCAAACATAGTGAACtcataatatttgaacattaaaAATTTATCGGTACCTCCTTTTGCCGTTATGTACTTGTGTTCAAGTGCTTCCCAAATTTCCTTTGATTGAATGGGTGCGTACAAGTCATATAAGCAATCAGATAATGTGCCCAAGATGTGTCCTCGACataccatttcattttcttcgcACTTCTTTCGATTGGCAACTATTTTGTTCGAGTCTTTGTCACTTGGTTTACGAATAAGCTCCAATTTCGGGTCCAGCACATATATGACATTTAGAACAATAAGCATGAAACACATCTTGTGCTTCCATCAGGTGAAGTTTGATCCATCAAATTTGTCTAACTTGTAGACATCTTGATTGATAATCTTCAAAACCATGTTATCAAACTTGTTCTCCATGAcgaaaataacactttaagatTGGGTGAGTAAATGtagaaatatagagaataaTCCAAAGAATGACTTTGAGGTACGACTTGAATTGTTTTCTTAAAGTGTTGTTTGCTCCCACTCGAATAAGTTTGTtaaaggattcttggcaaatcacttccaggatacaacaaagtatggaatattcgattagcaaaaccgaattatattcccttagaaataactagaaagaaattgtatgaatgtgatggagagagagaagagagagcaaaGAAATTGTGTAGATAACAAATTTCTGAATTGTGTATGAAGCATTATGCCACAACAGGTATTTATAGACATTAACAGCACTCATTCATTTTGGTTGAAGATATACAACTTTTATTAAGACTGTTGATCCAAAAGACATgtccaatttcataaattaatattGACTGGTtgcataattttaattttacttataCTGTTTGAGTATAACAATCTCAAACAttatgtc from Pyrus communis chromosome 17, drPyrComm1.1, whole genome shotgun sequence includes the following:
- the LOC137723180 gene encoding leucine-rich repeat extensin-like protein 4; the encoded protein is MTLNTTPVKTHTRGKAIQTEAFRDQELAQKGIIELDLNDVVKSNYITATSGSLNSKSSPQPLGACSKTMPVKSSEVKGWTYVTPKKMHKKHSFKVNSSNSSRIISHGPLSDEEALYIKHRQLLYYRDEFGDRGEHVTVDPSLVFKNDRLRNAYIALQALKQAILSDPFNITGNWVGSNVCKYTAVFCTKALDNRTIRTVAGIDLNHGDIAGYLPEELGLLTDLVLLHINSNRFCGTVPHKFNRLKLLFELDLSNNRFARKFPRVVLRLPKLKFLDLRFNEFEGTVPKELFDKDLDATFINHNRFRFNLPDNFGNSPVSVIVLANNKFHGCVPASLGNTSNLNEIILMNNGFRSCLPSEIGMLKNLTVFDVSFNQFLGLLPETIGRMVSLEQLNVAHNFLSLELFSMYCPFHLALALCLLFFYQRFLLQESEQKQFLLYFGFAGVCLLAVLYIAGEVDTKAIEKSAKIGLALALKP